A portion of the Microlunatus phosphovorus NM-1 genome contains these proteins:
- the pknB gene encoding Stk1 family PASTA domain-containing Ser/Thr kinase: protein MTSVGDPLVGQLLDGRYQITHRLARGGMATVYVATDTRLTRTVAVKVMHVGLGDDAEFARKFDREARSAAKLSHPNVVSVFDQGHDDGRPYIVMEYVEGRTLRDILNHEAPLPPERALEIIEPVIAALAAAHEAGLVHRDVKPENVLLTERGQIKVVDFGLAKAVSAQTSTATQGLLIGTVSYLPPELVLSGKSGPRSDVYSAGVVLFEMLTGRKPHVGDTPIQVAYAHVHNDVPPPSQFRTAGHIPPYLDALVAGATARNPDARPHDGKVFLSQVRRVRMALREGLPDDPELTQDLSVLQRSDLSSAMPAGTDPDAELTQFVPAPGAVPVSPPRIVHQRGHTPTSPPTVRDAPPPAVPSTDPRGGQSHNPGAYVSTERLVSRREREAQRRRRGWLIVLLVLMLTAVAALAGWYLTEGRFTATPALAALPKAEAASVAEQEGLQLSFVDAFSETVPRGVVIDTDPTAGTKVPDGGSITAMLSQGPERYGMPKLVGLSKANAVDAIKKAHLAVGKTSETYSETSKRGTVLTASYQPGTKLKSGTAVDLTVSKGPQPIKITDYTGKSTAAAVKSLKNAGFKVKVTAEHSDSIDKGLVISQSPKSGTGVKGDTISLQRSLGPVMVTVPSVRGQGVEAAKKALTKAGFKTKVQPVAVNYLGLGYVVYTRPGANSAAPKGSTITLYVV, encoded by the coding sequence ATGACGAGCGTTGGTGACCCCCTGGTGGGCCAGCTGCTCGACGGTCGCTATCAGATCACCCACCGGCTGGCCCGCGGCGGCATGGCGACGGTCTATGTCGCCACCGACACCCGGCTGACCAGGACGGTCGCCGTCAAGGTGATGCACGTCGGGCTCGGGGACGACGCAGAGTTCGCGCGCAAATTCGACCGCGAGGCCCGGTCCGCGGCCAAGCTCTCGCACCCGAATGTGGTGTCGGTCTTCGACCAGGGACACGACGACGGCCGGCCCTACATCGTGATGGAGTATGTCGAGGGTCGGACTCTCCGTGACATCCTCAACCACGAGGCGCCGCTGCCGCCCGAACGGGCACTGGAGATCATCGAACCGGTGATCGCGGCCCTCGCCGCAGCCCACGAGGCCGGTCTGGTGCACCGCGACGTCAAGCCGGAGAACGTGCTGCTCACCGAGCGGGGCCAGATCAAGGTCGTCGACTTCGGGCTGGCCAAGGCGGTCAGCGCACAGACCTCGACCGCCACCCAGGGACTGCTGATCGGCACCGTCTCCTATCTGCCGCCGGAGTTGGTGCTGTCCGGCAAGTCGGGTCCGCGATCCGACGTCTACAGCGCGGGCGTGGTGCTGTTCGAGATGCTGACCGGCCGGAAGCCCCATGTCGGTGACACCCCGATCCAGGTCGCGTACGCCCACGTCCACAACGATGTGCCGCCGCCGTCGCAGTTCCGCACCGCGGGACACATCCCGCCCTATCTCGACGCGCTGGTGGCCGGAGCGACCGCCCGCAACCCCGATGCCCGGCCGCACGACGGCAAGGTGTTCCTTTCCCAGGTGCGTCGCGTGCGAATGGCCCTGCGCGAAGGGTTGCCCGACGATCCCGAGCTCACCCAGGACCTGAGCGTGTTGCAGCGCTCCGACCTGTCATCGGCGATGCCGGCCGGAACCGATCCCGACGCCGAGCTGACCCAGTTCGTGCCGGCGCCGGGTGCGGTGCCGGTCAGCCCACCGCGGATCGTGCATCAGCGCGGCCATACCCCGACGTCACCGCCGACCGTCCGAGATGCCCCGCCGCCCGCCGTGCCCTCGACTGATCCTCGCGGCGGCCAGTCGCACAACCCGGGTGCGTACGTCTCCACCGAGCGACTGGTGTCGCGCCGCGAGCGGGAGGCCCAGCGCCGGCGGCGCGGCTGGCTGATCGTGCTGCTGGTCTTGATGCTGACCGCCGTCGCGGCCCTGGCCGGCTGGTATCTCACCGAAGGCCGGTTCACCGCGACCCCCGCGTTGGCAGCGCTACCGAAGGCCGAGGCAGCCTCCGTGGCCGAACAGGAGGGCCTGCAACTCAGCTTCGTGGACGCGTTCTCCGAGACGGTCCCGCGTGGCGTCGTGATCGACACCGATCCGACGGCCGGCACCAAGGTGCCCGACGGGGGCTCGATCACCGCGATGCTCTCCCAGGGCCCGGAGCGCTACGGCATGCCGAAGCTGGTCGGCCTGAGCAAGGCCAATGCCGTCGACGCCATCAAGAAGGCCCACCTGGCTGTCGGCAAGACATCGGAGACGTACTCGGAGACGAGCAAGCGCGGCACGGTGCTCACGGCGTCCTACCAGCCCGGCACCAAACTGAAGTCGGGCACGGCGGTCGACCTGACCGTGTCCAAGGGCCCGCAGCCGATCAAGATCACCGACTACACCGGCAAATCGACGGCAGCCGCAGTGAAGTCCTTGAAGAACGCCGGCTTCAAGGTCAAGGTCACCGCCGAGCACTCCGACAGCATCGACAAGGGTCTGGTGATCAGCCAGTCGCCGAAGTCCGGCACCGGCGTGAAGGGCGACACGATCAGCCTGCAGCGTTCGCTCGGCCCGGTGATGGTGACCGTTCCGAGCGTCCGCGGCCAAGGGGTCGAGGCGGCCAAGAAGGCCCTGACCAAGGCAGGTTTCAAGACCAAGGTGCAGCCGGTGGCCGTCAACTACTTGGGGCTCGGGTACGTCGTCTACACCAGGCCCGGCGCCAACAGCGCGGCACCGAAGGGCTCTACGATCACCTTGTACGTCGTCTGA
- a CDS encoding DMT family transporter, with the protein MAVRRGELGPLIALLAMTAAWGSTFFMIKDVVTRIPVPDMLTIRFAIAAVALAIVAGRRLKMPLRTLRQGLLLGVLYGIAQLLQTVGLAHTAASVSGFLTGLYVVLTPLLSALILRTRIAPAVWAAAVLATVGLGVLSLQGFAIGYGELLTVASAVVYALHIIVLGRVSEPGTALQLSVVQMAAIAVVCGIGAAPGGIQLPSSGVDWAIVVYLALIAGALTMLLQTWAQARVEASRAAVIMAMEPVWAAGFAVALGGESLTWRMLLGGGAILAAMYLVELAPRRRSVP; encoded by the coding sequence ATGGCTGTGCGCCGAGGTGAGCTCGGTCCGCTGATCGCGCTGCTGGCGATGACGGCGGCCTGGGGCTCCACGTTCTTCATGATCAAGGACGTGGTCACCCGGATCCCGGTCCCGGACATGCTGACCATCCGGTTCGCCATCGCCGCGGTGGCACTCGCGATCGTCGCCGGGCGGCGACTCAAGATGCCGCTGCGTACCCTGCGCCAGGGACTGTTGCTCGGTGTCCTGTACGGGATCGCCCAGCTGCTGCAGACGGTTGGACTGGCCCACACCGCGGCCAGCGTCTCGGGTTTCCTGACCGGGCTCTACGTGGTGCTCACTCCCCTGCTCTCGGCGCTGATCTTGAGAACGCGGATCGCACCGGCGGTTTGGGCGGCGGCAGTCCTGGCCACGGTCGGGCTCGGTGTGCTGTCACTGCAGGGCTTCGCCATCGGCTATGGCGAGTTGCTCACCGTGGCGTCGGCTGTCGTCTACGCCCTGCACATCATCGTGCTCGGTCGGGTGAGCGAGCCCGGGACGGCACTGCAGCTGAGCGTGGTGCAGATGGCGGCGATCGCGGTCGTCTGTGGGATCGGAGCGGCGCCGGGTGGCATCCAGCTGCCGAGCAGCGGAGTGGACTGGGCCATCGTCGTCTATCTCGCGCTGATCGCCGGTGCGCTGACGATGCTGTTGCAGACCTGGGCCCAGGCTCGGGTGGAGGCGTCCCGCGCTGCGGTCATCATGGCCATGGAGCCCGTGTGGGCCGCCGGCTTCGCCGTAGCGCTCGGCGGGGAGAGCCTGACCTGGCGGATGCTCCTCGGCGGCGGCGCCATCCTGGCCGCCATGTATCTGGTCGAGCTCGCCCCCCGCCGGCGGTCCGTCCCTTGA
- a CDS encoding SDR family oxidoreductase, with product MSSDQAGSDRGGSEQGRRLTVVFAGGHGQIALLAQHRLGAEGHRPIGLIRNADHADELRAVGAEPVVFDLERQTASELAEILQAQGADALVFAAGAGPGSGTARKMTVDRDGAILLADAAELAGIGRYVVISAMAADDFEVGSGEVFQVYLRAKSEADEIVRSRPLDWTIVRPGRLTDESATGRILIAEQTGRGPIPRDDVAELVVRLVVDGTGVRRQFEVISGETPIAEALASL from the coding sequence ATGAGTTCTGATCAGGCTGGATCCGATCGGGGCGGGTCTGAACAGGGGAGACGGCTCACGGTCGTCTTCGCCGGCGGTCATGGGCAGATCGCTCTGCTCGCGCAGCATCGGCTTGGAGCCGAGGGACATAGGCCGATCGGGTTGATCCGCAACGCCGACCATGCCGACGAGCTGCGCGCCGTCGGGGCCGAACCAGTGGTCTTCGATCTGGAGCGGCAAACCGCCTCTGAGCTGGCCGAGATTCTGCAGGCCCAGGGGGCGGACGCGCTGGTGTTCGCAGCCGGTGCCGGGCCGGGCAGCGGTACGGCGCGCAAGATGACCGTCGACCGGGATGGCGCGATCCTGCTCGCCGATGCCGCCGAGTTGGCGGGGATCGGACGCTATGTGGTGATCTCCGCGATGGCGGCCGATGACTTCGAGGTGGGCTCCGGTGAGGTGTTCCAGGTCTACCTGCGAGCCAAGTCCGAGGCCGACGAGATCGTACGCTCGCGCCCGCTGGACTGGACCATCGTCCGGCCCGGTCGGCTGACCGACGAGTCGGCCACCGGCCGGATCCTGATCGCCGAGCAGACCGGCAGGGGCCCGATCCCGCGGGACGACGTCGCCGAACTCGTGGTCCGGCTGGTGGTCGACGGCACCGGTGTGCGCCGGCAGTTCGAAGTGATCTCGGGCGAGACCCCGATCGCCGAAGCCCTCGCCAGCCTCTGA
- a CDS encoding MBL fold metallo-hydrolase yields the protein MRITHLGHSAVLVETDDARVLIDPGNFSDDWHGVTDLDAVLITHQHPDHADPAHVPALVAANPGAKVYVEPSIALAAGAGRFPDLNAHPLAAGEQTVVGDLLVTAVGGEHAIIHRDIPRIGNVGFVLRSEGQPALFHPGDSLAAVPSGVDIVGVPMMGPWAAMKETIDFVRAVGSLEGFPIHDGLLNERGRGLIYGRVVDMTSTRMTDLRAGVTHEF from the coding sequence ATGCGGATCACACACCTCGGTCACTCGGCCGTCCTCGTCGAGACCGACGACGCACGCGTCCTGATCGATCCTGGCAACTTCTCCGACGACTGGCACGGGGTCACCGACCTCGACGCGGTGCTGATCACCCATCAGCATCCTGATCACGCCGATCCGGCGCATGTGCCGGCGTTGGTGGCCGCCAACCCGGGGGCCAAGGTCTATGTCGAGCCGTCGATCGCCCTGGCCGCCGGGGCGGGCCGGTTTCCCGACCTGAATGCGCACCCCCTGGCCGCGGGCGAGCAGACCGTGGTCGGTGATCTGCTGGTCACCGCTGTCGGTGGCGAGCACGCGATCATCCATCGAGACATCCCGCGGATCGGCAATGTCGGGTTCGTGTTGCGCTCGGAAGGCCAACCGGCGCTGTTCCACCCGGGTGACTCGCTGGCCGCCGTCCCCAGTGGCGTGGACATCGTCGGCGTACCGATGATGGGCCCATGGGCGGCGATGAAGGAGACCATCGACTTCGTCCGTGCGGTGGGATCCTTGGAGGGATTCCCGATCCACGACGGGTTGCTCAACGAGCGTGGCCGCGGTCTGATCTATGGCCGAGTTGTCGACATGACGAGTACGCGGATGACTGATCTGCGGGCAGGAGTGACTCATGAGTTCTGA
- a CDS encoding threonine aldolase family protein, which yields MIDLRSDTLTLPTPGMREAMLTAPLGDDVYAEDPTINELERRTAALLGHEAGLFCATGSLANLLGVRLLVEPGQEVLCDAAAHIARAEMGAHAAVHGVTMRTVSSADGLVDLAAYEAMLSPNAGPHLVSTAAVAVENTHNFGGGTVQPYETLAELSELCHSVGVGVHLDGARLWNAHAATGVPLADYGRLFDTISVCFSKGLGAPVGSMLVSSAANIAKARVRRKRLGGGWRQAGILAAAGLYALDHHVDRLAEDHLAASLFARAVAEQAPGAVDPETVATNIVVLDTGERPAAEVAAAALDEGVRVSALGPRMLRAVTYLGVTADQCAGAGTVIGRLLRS from the coding sequence GTGATCGATCTGCGCTCCGACACTCTCACGTTGCCCACGCCTGGGATGCGCGAGGCGATGCTGACCGCCCCGCTGGGCGACGACGTCTATGCCGAGGACCCGACCATCAACGAGCTGGAGCGGCGGACGGCTGCGCTGCTCGGGCACGAGGCAGGGCTGTTCTGCGCGACGGGCTCGCTCGCCAACCTGCTCGGGGTTCGGCTGTTGGTCGAGCCCGGCCAGGAGGTGCTCTGCGATGCCGCGGCCCACATCGCGCGGGCCGAGATGGGCGCCCACGCCGCGGTGCACGGGGTGACGATGCGGACCGTGTCCTCGGCCGACGGGCTGGTGGACCTGGCGGCGTACGAGGCGATGTTGTCGCCGAATGCCGGTCCGCATCTGGTGTCGACCGCTGCGGTCGCCGTGGAGAACACCCACAATTTCGGCGGCGGCACCGTGCAGCCGTACGAGACGCTGGCCGAACTGTCGGAGCTGTGCCACTCGGTCGGCGTGGGGGTCCACCTCGACGGCGCGCGGCTGTGGAACGCGCACGCGGCGACGGGCGTGCCGCTCGCCGACTATGGCCGGCTGTTCGACACCATCAGCGTCTGTTTCTCCAAGGGCCTCGGCGCTCCGGTGGGCTCGATGCTGGTCAGCAGCGCCGCCAATATCGCCAAGGCCCGGGTGCGGCGCAAACGACTGGGCGGTGGCTGGCGTCAGGCCGGCATCCTCGCCGCAGCTGGGCTGTATGCCCTGGACCATCACGTCGACCGGCTGGCCGAAGATCATCTGGCTGCGTCACTGTTCGCCCGCGCGGTGGCCGAACAGGCACCTGGAGCGGTGGATCCGGAAACGGTAGCGACGAACATCGTGGTGCTCGACACCGGAGAGCGGCCGGCCGCCGAGGTCGCCGCCGCGGCGCTGGATGAAGGGGTTCGGGTCTCGGCGTTGGGTCCGCGGATGTTGCGCGCTGTGACGTACTTGGGCGTGACTGCCGACCAGTGCGCAGGCGCCGGCACCGTGATCGGTCGGCTGCTTCGTTCCTGA
- a CDS encoding class II 3-deoxy-7-phosphoheptulonate synthase, whose protein sequence is MPDNPPIPSLDELHALKPLQQPSYDDLTEVAHVVNRLRSLPPLVFAGECDALRAKMASAAAGEAFVLQGGDCAETFDGVTAANIQGKLRTLLSMAIVLTYAAQVPIVKVGRMAGQYTKPRSAANETRGDVTLPAYRGDAVNGFAFTPEARRHDPQRLLGVYNASAATLNLVRAFVTGGFAHLRSVHTWNADFVKSSAAGVQYQTLANEIDRALAFMVACGIDDEVFGTVDFYASHEALSLEYEHAMTRVDSRTQLPYNVSGHFLWIGERTRQLEGAHVELLRHVRNPLGIKLGPTSTADTALELADRLDPDHEPGRITFITRMGAHRIRDVLPEIVAKVTASGRQVAWVCDPMHGNTFEARNGFKTRAFSDVIGELNGFFDVHEEQGTWPGGVHVELTGDDVTECVGGSEDLVEADLVNRYETLCDPRLNRNQSLELAFLVAERLTTGRIRRPNPVQAFVPVSF, encoded by the coding sequence GTGCCCGACAACCCCCCCATTCCCTCCCTGGACGAGCTTCACGCGCTCAAGCCACTGCAGCAGCCCAGCTACGACGACCTGACTGAGGTTGCCCACGTCGTGAACCGGCTGCGCTCGTTGCCGCCGCTGGTGTTTGCGGGGGAATGCGATGCCCTGCGCGCCAAGATGGCCAGCGCCGCGGCCGGTGAGGCGTTCGTCCTGCAGGGTGGCGACTGCGCGGAGACCTTCGACGGCGTGACCGCGGCCAACATCCAGGGCAAGCTGCGGACCCTGTTGTCGATGGCGATCGTGCTGACGTACGCCGCCCAGGTGCCGATCGTCAAGGTCGGCCGGATGGCGGGGCAGTACACCAAGCCGCGCTCGGCGGCGAACGAGACGCGGGGTGACGTCACGCTGCCGGCCTACCGTGGGGACGCGGTGAACGGGTTCGCGTTCACGCCCGAGGCGCGGCGGCACGATCCGCAGCGGCTGCTCGGGGTCTACAACGCCTCGGCCGCCACCCTCAACCTGGTGCGGGCCTTCGTCACCGGCGGCTTCGCTCACCTGCGCAGTGTGCACACCTGGAACGCCGACTTCGTCAAGAGCTCCGCGGCTGGCGTGCAATACCAGACGCTGGCGAACGAGATCGATCGCGCGCTCGCGTTCATGGTGGCCTGCGGCATCGACGACGAGGTGTTCGGCACCGTCGACTTCTACGCCAGCCACGAGGCGTTGAGCCTGGAGTATGAGCACGCGATGACGCGGGTCGACTCGCGGACCCAGCTGCCGTACAACGTTTCCGGTCACTTCTTGTGGATCGGGGAGCGCACCCGGCAGTTGGAGGGCGCCCATGTCGAGTTGCTCCGGCATGTCCGCAACCCACTCGGCATCAAGCTCGGCCCGACCAGCACCGCGGACACCGCACTGGAGCTGGCCGACCGGCTCGATCCCGATCATGAGCCGGGCCGGATCACCTTCATCACCCGGATGGGTGCGCACCGGATCCGCGACGTGCTGCCCGAGATCGTGGCCAAGGTGACCGCCAGCGGCCGACAGGTCGCCTGGGTCTGCGACCCGATGCACGGCAACACCTTCGAGGCCCGCAACGGCTTCAAGACCCGGGCGTTCTCCGATGTGATCGGGGAGCTGAACGGCTTCTTCGACGTGCACGAGGAACAGGGCACTTGGCCGGGTGGGGTGCATGTCGAGCTCACCGGCGACGATGTCACCGAGTGCGTGGGCGGCAGCGAGGACCTGGTCGAAGCCGACCTGGTCAACCGCTACGAGACCTTGTGCGACCCGCGGCTGAATCGCAACCAGTCGCTGGAGTTGGCCTTCCTGGTGGCCGAGCGGTTGACCACCGGCCGGATCCGGCGGCCGAACCCGGTGCAGGCATTCGTGCCCGTCTCGTTTTGA
- a CDS encoding lysophospholipid acyltransferase family protein codes for MTKGDRRRAKSELAVRKDKQDRQGRGLYWVMRNVLLGPPVRRIFNPIVEGAENVPKEGPAILAANHLSFADWLFMPLAFDRRITFVAKSDYFTGDGVKGWAQRRFFAGTGQVPIDRSGGRASEGALRAGLRVLERGDLFGIFPEGTRSHDGRLYKGRTGVARMALEAKVPVIPVGVIGTDVIAPPGKVVSKVISPTVKFGKPLDFSRYDGMSEDRFILRSVTDEIMYAIMELTGQEYVDMYAPAAKELAAKQAKQAEEDEVSPQT; via the coding sequence GTGACCAAAGGGGATCGTAGGCGGGCCAAGTCTGAGCTGGCGGTGCGCAAGGACAAGCAGGATCGCCAGGGCCGTGGGCTCTACTGGGTGATGCGCAACGTGCTGCTGGGACCGCCGGTGCGCAGGATCTTCAACCCGATCGTCGAGGGCGCGGAGAACGTGCCGAAGGAAGGCCCAGCGATCCTCGCCGCCAACCATCTCTCCTTCGCGGACTGGCTGTTCATGCCGCTGGCGTTCGATCGGCGGATCACCTTCGTGGCGAAGTCGGACTATTTCACCGGCGATGGTGTCAAGGGATGGGCACAACGCCGGTTCTTCGCCGGCACCGGCCAGGTGCCGATCGACCGCAGCGGCGGCCGAGCGTCGGAAGGGGCGCTCCGGGCCGGTCTGCGGGTGCTGGAGCGCGGTGATCTGTTCGGCATCTTCCCGGAGGGGACCCGCAGCCATGACGGACGGCTCTACAAGGGCCGCACCGGCGTGGCGCGGATGGCGCTCGAGGCGAAGGTGCCCGTGATTCCGGTCGGTGTCATCGGCACCGACGTGATCGCCCCACCCGGCAAGGTGGTCAGCAAGGTGATCAGCCCGACCGTGAAGTTCGGCAAGCCGTTGGACTTCTCCCGCTACGACGGGATGAGCGAGGACCGGTTCATCCTGCGCTCGGTGACCGACGAGATCATGTACGCGATCATGGAGTTGACCGGGCAGGAGTACGTCGACATGTACGCGCCGGCAGCGAAGGAGCTCGCCGCCAAGCAGGCCAAACAGGCCGAAGAGGACGAGGTCTCACCGCAGACGTGA
- a CDS encoding lysophospholipid acyltransferase family protein has product MFYWIFKWSLFVPVVRLIWRPKVTGLENVPDSGPAIVVCNHTSAVETFIVPAMISRRLTFPAKAELFTQGGGIGKRIVAWFLAAVGQLPMDRSGGRASAGSMDGVLQVLKNGELLAIFPEGTRSPDGRLYKGKTGVARLVLQAKVPVIPIGIRDSVARRTKRLGIPYYPRTKISIGPPIEFDRYAAAATDRNVIRYVTDEIMAAVQAQSGQEYVDAYAASVKSALAEGRQLPSAVVVARPGLGRPVPPVPGDEQVQDEAS; this is encoded by the coding sequence TTGTTCTACTGGATCTTCAAGTGGTCGCTGTTCGTGCCGGTCGTCCGGCTGATCTGGCGTCCCAAGGTCACCGGGCTGGAGAACGTCCCCGACTCCGGACCGGCCATCGTGGTGTGCAACCACACGTCGGCCGTGGAGACCTTCATCGTGCCGGCGATGATCAGTCGCCGGTTGACCTTCCCGGCCAAGGCGGAGTTGTTCACCCAGGGTGGCGGCATCGGCAAGCGGATCGTCGCCTGGTTCCTGGCGGCGGTCGGCCAGTTGCCGATGGACCGCTCCGGCGGACGCGCCAGCGCTGGGAGCATGGACGGCGTGCTTCAGGTGCTCAAGAACGGCGAACTGCTGGCGATCTTCCCCGAAGGCACTCGGTCGCCGGACGGACGCCTCTACAAGGGCAAGACCGGGGTAGCTCGGCTGGTGCTGCAGGCCAAGGTGCCGGTCATCCCGATCGGTATTCGTGACTCGGTGGCCAGGCGGACCAAGCGGCTGGGGATTCCGTACTACCCGCGAACCAAGATCTCCATCGGCCCGCCGATCGAGTTCGACCGTTATGCGGCGGCTGCCACTGACCGGAACGTCATCCGCTATGTCACCGACGAGATCATGGCGGCGGTCCAGGCGCAGTCCGGTCAGGAATACGTCGACGCGTACGCAGCCTCGGTGAAGTCTGCGCTCGCCGAAGGGCGTCAGTTGCCCTCGGCGGTAGTGGTGGCTCGCCCAGGGCTCGGCCGGCCCGTGCCTCCGGTGCCGGGAGACGAGCAGGTTCAGGATGAGGCCTCGTGA
- a CDS encoding alpha/beta hydrolase codes for MTSLLSRALEPVVRLVDRFHGRDEPTPPAFVDDPAIQPYAAGEGPIGVLLVHGFTGTPQSMRPWAEHLAAAGYAVSLPRLPGHGTHWKELNATQWIDWYAHIEAAFNELRERCAQTFICGLSMGGALSLRLAEQHGDAVSGLVLVNPAINITDPRMKVLPVLSRLVPSLSAIGNDVADPAAREIAYDRNPLRALHSQSKLWADVVAHLDLVTQPLLVFRSEQDHVVDPSSVAILKERVGSADAEFRTLTRSFHVATLDYEAQEIFDASVEFIGRLSS; via the coding sequence GTGACCTCACTGCTGAGCAGAGCCCTGGAGCCGGTGGTCCGACTCGTCGATCGCTTTCACGGCCGCGACGAACCGACGCCGCCAGCTTTTGTCGACGACCCGGCCATCCAGCCGTACGCAGCCGGAGAGGGCCCGATCGGGGTCCTACTCGTGCACGGGTTCACCGGCACTCCCCAGTCCATGCGCCCTTGGGCAGAGCACCTGGCCGCGGCCGGTTACGCCGTGTCACTGCCCCGGTTGCCCGGGCACGGAACCCACTGGAAGGAGCTCAACGCCACTCAGTGGATCGACTGGTATGCCCACATCGAGGCTGCGTTCAACGAGTTGCGGGAGCGCTGTGCGCAGACCTTCATCTGTGGTCTGTCGATGGGTGGTGCGCTGAGCCTGCGGCTGGCCGAGCAGCATGGCGACGCGGTCTCCGGTCTGGTCCTGGTCAACCCGGCTATCAACATCACCGACCCGCGGATGAAAGTCCTGCCGGTGCTGTCCCGGCTCGTGCCGTCTCTTTCGGCCATCGGCAACGACGTCGCCGACCCGGCGGCCCGAGAAATCGCCTATGACCGCAACCCACTGCGCGCGCTGCACTCCCAGAGCAAGCTGTGGGCCGATGTCGTCGCCCATCTCGATCTGGTCACGCAGCCGCTGCTGGTCTTCCGCTCCGAACAGGACCACGTCGTCGACCCCTCCTCGGTGGCGATCCTGAAAGAGCGGGTCGGCTCCGCGGATGCCGAATTCCGCACCCTGACCCGCAGCTTCCACGTGGCGACCCTCGACTACGAGGCCCAGGAGATCTTCGACGCGTCCGTGGAGTTCATCGGTCGCCTCTCGTCCTGA
- a CDS encoding C40 family peptidase codes for MSVFEACPARAPLGRRVITSLAALSGAGVLIAICGVTPAHAASSTGVATTTVNIRTGASTSATVVGRLVRGQKITVNGHATGDWVKVRFRGTTAYMDGEYLDRVGARPAAPKRIPAGGTKIATEELNVRTGPSTRYRIASELAEGSAITLTGRFSGGYAQFRQGTATRWVSAAYLAEAVGSASPSRPVPVSISNPVSSSHRGQVALAFARAQLGEPYVFGATGPDRWDCSGLSQAAWRAAGVSIPRTTYTQFKVGKRVARADLQLGDLVFFYGSNPSHVGLYAGDGLIINAPRPGKTVSYSKISSMPYAGAVRPG; via the coding sequence ATGTCCGTCTTCGAAGCTTGTCCGGCGCGCGCGCCGCTCGGACGCCGCGTGATCACCAGCCTCGCCGCCCTGAGCGGCGCGGGTGTGCTGATCGCCATCTGCGGGGTCACGCCCGCTCATGCCGCGTCCAGCACTGGGGTGGCGACCACCACCGTCAACATCCGTACCGGCGCCAGCACGTCGGCCACCGTCGTGGGCAGGCTGGTCCGCGGCCAGAAGATCACCGTCAACGGCCACGCCACCGGTGACTGGGTGAAGGTCCGGTTCCGTGGCACCACCGCGTACATGGACGGCGAGTACCTGGATCGGGTCGGCGCCCGTCCGGCAGCGCCGAAGCGCATCCCGGCCGGCGGGACCAAGATCGCCACCGAAGAGCTCAACGTGCGCACCGGACCCAGCACCCGCTACCGGATCGCCAGCGAACTGGCCGAGGGCAGCGCGATCACGCTGACCGGTCGATTCAGCGGCGGCTACGCGCAGTTCCGGCAGGGGACGGCCACCCGCTGGGTCTCGGCGGCGTACCTCGCCGAAGCGGTGGGCTCCGCCTCCCCCAGCCGGCCGGTGCCGGTGAGCATCAGCAACCCCGTCAGTTCCAGCCACCGGGGGCAGGTCGCCCTCGCCTTCGCTCGTGCCCAGCTCGGCGAGCCGTACGTGTTCGGCGCGACCGGTCCAGACCGTTGGGATTGCTCGGGCCTGTCCCAGGCCGCGTGGCGAGCAGCAGGAGTCTCCATCCCACGCACCACCTACACCCAGTTCAAAGTCGGGAAGCGGGTCGCGCGCGCCGACCTGCAGCTCGGCGATCTGGTCTTCTTCTACGGTTCGAATCCCAGCCACGTCGGTCTGTACGCTGGTGACGGTCTGATCATCAACGCGCCACGACCCGGCAAGACGGTGTCGTACAGCAAGATCAGCTCGATGCCGTACGCGGGTGCCGTCCGGCCGGGCTGA